CTACAAGAGGTAAAGGGCATTGGCCAGCAAACTGCGGAAAAGATTGTCGCCTATCGCACCAGTCATGGGACATTTACCAGCCTGGAGCAGCTATGTAACATCAAAGGGATTGGCAAAACATCCCTGGACAAAATGAGCAGTCAATTGTGCGTGCAATGATCATTGCCCCTGCATCGTTCAACAAAAAAAGGGAAGCCTGCGGCCTCCCTTTTTTTGTTGAACCTGATGACAGATCTTATTCCCACTCTATGGTCGCCGGCGGCTTACTGGAAATATCGTAGGTCACACGGTTGATCCCTTTGACTTCATTGATAATCCGGCTGCTGATTCGGGCCAGATCAGCGTACGGCATGGGATACCACCCTGCGGTCATAAAGTCTTTGGTTTCTACGGCACGCAGAGCAACGACATATTCGTAGGTGCGACCATCGCCCATGACGCCGACACTTTTCACCGGTAGGAACACAGCAAAGGCCTGACTAATCTTTTCGTAATGGCCGCTGCGATACAGCTCTTCAATATAGATGGCGTCGGCCTGACGCAGAATATCGGCATACTCTTTTTTGATTTCACCGAGAATACGCACCCCCAGACCG
This is a stretch of genomic DNA from uncultured Desulfuromonas sp.. It encodes these proteins:
- a CDS encoding helix-hairpin-helix domain-containing protein, yielding MRIFFKTTVLALLVCLVLTCPVLASEPVNINTATIEQLQEVKGIGQQTAEKIVAYRTSHGTFTSLEQLCNIKGIGKTSLDKMSSQLCVQ